A genome region from Thermococcus gorgonarius includes the following:
- the dcd gene encoding dCTP deaminase: MMLPDWKIRKEILIEPFSEDSLQPAGYDLRVGKEAYINGKLIDVEQEGRIVIPPKTHALVLTLERVKLPDDIMGDMKIRSSLAREGILGSFAWVDPGWDGNLTLMLFNASDEPVELKYGERFVQIAFIRLEGPAKNPYRGNYQGSRRIALSKRRQK, from the coding sequence ATGATGCTCCCCGACTGGAAAATCAGAAAGGAAATACTGATTGAGCCTTTCTCGGAGGATTCGCTACAGCCTGCGGGTTATGACCTGAGGGTAGGAAAAGAAGCCTATATAAACGGCAAGCTTATCGACGTCGAGCAGGAGGGCAGAATAGTAATCCCTCCAAAAACCCATGCCCTCGTTCTAACTCTGGAGAGAGTTAAGCTCCCGGACGATATCATGGGGGACATGAAGATCAGGAGCAGCTTGGCGAGGGAAGGCATCTTGGGTTCTTTTGCCTGGGTCGACCCGGGATGGGATGGAAACCTGACCCTCATGCTGTTCAATGCCTCTGACGAACCGGTTGAGCTCAAATATGGGGAAAGATTCGTTCAGATAGCCTTTATCAGACTTGAAGGGCCTGCAAAGAACCCATATCGCGGAAATTATCAGGGGAGCAGGAGAATAGCGCTTTCCAAAAGAAGACAAAAGTAA
- the dph5 gene encoding diphthine synthase: MVLYFIGLGLYDEKDITLKGLEIARKCDEVFAEFYTSLLAGTTIEKIEELIGKPIRRLSREDVELNFERIVLPAAKEKDVAFLTAGDPMVATTHSDLRIRAKKAGVESYVIHAPSIYSAVAITGLHIYKFGKSATVAYPEKNWFPTSHYDVIRENKERNLHTLLFLDIKADQGRYMTANEAMEILLKVEEMKGQGVFTPDTLVVVLARAGSLNPTLRAGYVKDLINEDFGRQPHVLIVPGRLHIVEAEYLVEFAGAPEEILRDV; encoded by the coding sequence ATGGTGCTCTACTTCATAGGCCTTGGCCTTTACGATGAGAAGGACATCACCCTCAAGGGGCTGGAAATAGCTAGAAAATGCGACGAGGTCTTTGCCGAGTTCTACACTTCCCTCCTTGCCGGGACGACGATAGAGAAGATAGAGGAGCTCATAGGAAAGCCAATAAGAAGGCTCAGCAGGGAAGACGTTGAGCTGAACTTCGAGAGGATAGTTCTGCCTGCGGCGAAGGAGAAGGATGTGGCCTTCCTAACAGCTGGGGACCCGATGGTGGCAACGACGCACTCCGATCTTAGAATACGGGCGAAGAAAGCTGGAGTAGAGAGCTACGTTATCCACGCGCCCAGCATATACTCAGCAGTGGCAATAACCGGGCTACACATTTACAAGTTCGGGAAGAGCGCCACCGTTGCCTATCCCGAGAAGAACTGGTTTCCTACGAGTCACTACGATGTGATACGGGAAAACAAGGAGAGAAACCTCCACACGCTTCTGTTCCTAGATATAAAAGCTGACCAGGGCCGCTACATGACTGCCAACGAGGCGATGGAGATCCTTCTTAAGGTGGAGGAGATGAAGGGGCAGGGAGTTTTTACGCCTGACACTCTTGTCGTAGTCCTCGCAAGGGCTGGCTCGTTGAACCCAACGCTCAGGGCAGGCTACGTTAAGGATCTCATCAACGAGGACTTTGGCAGACAGCCGCACGTCCTGATAGTCCCCGGAAGGCTTCACATAGTGGAGGCGGAGTATCTGGTCGAGTTCGCGGGGGCTCCAGAGGAAATCCTCAGGGACGTCTAG
- the tpiA gene encoding triose-phosphate isomerase, with translation MEKLKEPIIAINFKTYIEATGKRALAIAKAAEKVWKETGITIVVAPQLADLRMIAESVEIPVFAQHIDPIKPGSHTGHVLPEAVKEAGAVGTLLNHSENRMILADLEASIRRAEEVGLMTMVCSNNPAVSAAVAALGPDYVAVEPPELIGTGIPVSKAKPEVITNTVELVKKVNPEVKVLTGAGISTGEDVKKALELGSVGVLLASGVTKAKDPEKAIRDLVSLIV, from the coding sequence ATGGAGAAGCTAAAGGAGCCGATTATAGCGATAAACTTCAAGACCTACATCGAGGCCACCGGAAAGAGGGCGCTGGCGATAGCGAAGGCAGCTGAAAAGGTCTGGAAGGAGACGGGGATAACCATAGTAGTGGCGCCCCAGCTGGCAGACCTCAGGATGATAGCGGAGAGCGTCGAGATTCCCGTCTTTGCACAGCACATCGACCCGATAAAGCCAGGAAGCCACACCGGGCACGTTCTTCCAGAGGCCGTGAAGGAAGCCGGCGCGGTTGGGACGCTCCTCAACCACTCGGAGAACAGGATGATCTTGGCGGACCTTGAGGCCAGCATCAGGAGGGCAGAGGAAGTCGGCCTCATGACGATGGTCTGCTCCAACAACCCGGCGGTTTCAGCTGCTGTAGCAGCTCTTGGCCCGGATTACGTGGCAGTTGAGCCGCCTGAACTCATAGGAACCGGAATTCCCGTCAGCAAGGCCAAGCCGGAAGTGATAACCAACACCGTGGAACTCGTTAAGAAGGTTAACCCCGAGGTTAAGGTTCTCACGGGAGCGGGCATCTCAACGGGCGAGGACGTCAAGAAGGCCCTCGAACTCGGTAGCGTTGGTGTTCTCCTCGCGAGCGGCGTTACGAAGGCTAAAGACCCCGAGAAGGCTATAAGGGACCTCGTCTCCCTGATAGTCTGA